The following proteins come from a genomic window of Neoarius graeffei isolate fNeoGra1 chromosome 26, fNeoGra1.pri, whole genome shotgun sequence:
- the acot8 gene encoding acyl-coenzyme A thioesterase 8 — protein MAEAGAESQEMPGEAASLSFTQTPDLRSVLVTSVLNLEELDTDLYRGKHHWIPRSQRLFGGQIVGQALVAAAKSVSDHLYAHSLHCYFLRAGDPKVPVLYQVDRTRDGHSFCVRSVKAIQHGQPILICQSSFHKLQPSPLEHQFTMPSVPPPDALLTVEELIQQYISDPNIADNTKQGLNKILADEVPIEIKPVNPPDFYRRVPMEPKNLFWVRSKGHIGEADMKLHCCVAAYVSDYSFLTTTMLPYPQYRAQFMASLDHTMWFHNKFRADQWMLYECESPWAGGSRGLVQGRLWRQDGVLAVSCAQEGVLRVKDLTRSNL, from the exons atggcggaagcCGGTGCAGAGTCACAGGAAATGCCAGGAGAGGCTGCTTCTTTGAGTTTTACACAAACTCCGGATCTCAGGAGCGTCCTAGTGACAAGCGTTCTGAATTTAGAGGAGCTAGATACCGACCTTTACAG AGGGAAGCATCACTGGATTCCTCGGTCTCAGCGCCTGTTTGGTGGTCAGATTGTGGGTCAGGCTCTAGTGGCTGCTGCCAAATCTGTCAGTGATCATCTGTACGCTCATTCATTACACTGTTACTTTCTAAGAGCGG GAGACCCCAAGGTTCCAGTGCTTTACCAGGTGGACCGGACTCGAGACGGTCACAGTTTCTGTGTGCGATCAGTGAAAGCCATCCAGCACGGTCAGCCCATACTGATATGTCAGTCGTCCTTCCACAAGCTGCAGCCCAGTCCATTAGAGCATCAGTTCACCATGCCCAGCGTCCCTCCACCTGATGCCCTGCTCACAGTGGAGGAACTCATCCAGCAGTACATCAG TGACCCGAATATAGCTGATAACACAAAGCAGGGGCTAAATAAGATCCTTGCAGATGAGGTTCCCATTGAGATAAAGCCTGTGAATCCACCTGACTTCTATAGACGTGTCCCCATGGAGCCAAAAAACCTGTTCTGGGTACGATCGAAAGGACATATCG GTGAGGCCGACATGAAGCTGCACTGCTGTGTCGCTGCGTACGTGTCCGACTACTCGTTTCTCACCACCACGATGCTGCCGTATCCCCAATACAGAGCCCAGTTCATGGCCTCTCTGGATCACACCATGTGGTTCCACAACAAATTCAGAGCGGATCAGTGGATGCTGTATGAATGTGAAAGTCCATGGGCAG GAGGCAGCAGAGGCTTGGTTCAAGGCCGCTTGTGGAGACAAGATGGCGTTCTGGCAGTTTCCTGTGCGCAAGAGGGAGTATTACGAGTGAAGGATTTGACACGGAGTAATCTCTAG